A stretch of the Musa acuminata AAA Group cultivar baxijiao chromosome BXJ2-7, Cavendish_Baxijiao_AAA, whole genome shotgun sequence genome encodes the following:
- the LOC103991591 gene encoding probable F-box protein At4g22030 has protein sequence MAALQVQNLQSTSSSHGRFRASLFPSSNFRAKSVYLRQLPNKITIQDLILRQDGTATKEVPTHTTTGNEDKELVTKLLAITEAVADRANMHAIIGAQRNNWNHLFTNSINSVTLIGSLMAGISSVPVGEATTQLLAFKLASMLLFGTAMGMMLVVNKIQPSQLAEEQRKATLRWKQLERSIQDTFSLRNPTESDVKDAMNKVLALEKAYPLPLLPGMLEKFPKKVEPSRWWPKLRQRPEETHRRHTNGADANGWSKELEEEMRGLLKVLKLKDEEQYLRVGKVVLDTNRTLATAGPLFAGLALIGSGLIGSSALGPLPVLLAVAGGSLATVMNTLEHAGQVGMVFELLRSNAGFYRWLQEEIEFNLGEEDVEKRENGELFKLKLALKLGRSLSEFREFVPYDSPSCKDEDIKDFAGKLF, from the coding sequence ATGGCAGCTCTTCAAGTCCAGAATTTGCAGTCAACCTCATCCTCCCATGGAAGATTTCGCGCTAGCCTGTTTCCTTCCTCCAATTTCAGGGCTAAAAGCGTCTATCTTCGGCAGCTACCGAACAAGATCACGATCCAGGACCTCATCCTGAGACAAGATGGCACTGCAACGAAGGAGGTACCAACGCACACCACGACAGGCAACGAGGACAAGGAGTTGGTCACCAAGCTTCTTGCCATAACCGAGGCGGTCGCCGATAGAGCCAATATGCACGCGATCATCGGAGCACAGAGGAACAATTGGAATCACCTGTTTACCAACTCCATCAACTCCGTCACTCTCATCGGATCCCTCATGGCGGGGATCTCATCGGTACCGGTGGGAGAAGCAACGACACAGCTGCTGGCATTCAAGCTTGCCTCCATGCTGTTGTTCGGCACCGCGATGGGAATGATGCTGGTCGTCAACAAGATTCAGCCTTCCCAACTAGCTGAGGAACAGAGAAAAGCCACCTTGAGGTGGAAACAACTGGAGAGATCGATCCAAGACACGTTTTCACTGAGAAATCCGACGGAGTCGGACGTCAAGGACGCCATGAACAAGGTGCTGGCTCTCGAGAAGGCTTATCCTCTCCCCTTGCTCCCTGGAATGCTCGAGAAGTTCCCGAAGAAGGTGGAGCCTTCCCGTTGGTGGCCTAAACTACGACAAAGGCCGGAGGAAACGCATCGAAGACACACAAATGGAGCGGATGCCAATGGCTGGAGCAAAGAACTGGAAGAAGAAATGAGGGGTCTTCTCAAAGTTCTAAAGCTGAAGGATGAGGAGCAATATTTGCGGGTGGGGAAGGTGGTCTTAGACACCAACAGGACTTTGGCCACCGCAGGGCCTCTCTTTGCTGGCCTAGCTTTGATCGGATCCGGGTTAATAGGTTCTTCGGCTCTCGGGCCACTCCCGGTTCTGCTTGCGGTTGCCGGAGGGTCGCTCGCGACGGTGATGAACACCCTGGAGCATGCCGGCCAGGTAGGAATGGTGTTCGAGCTGCTCCGGAGCAATGCTGGCTTCTACAGGTGGCTGCAGGAGGAAATTGAGTTCAATCTGGGGGAGGAAGATGTGGAGAAGAGGGAGAACGGGGAGCTGTTCAAGCTGAAGCTGGCTCTGAAGCTTGGAAGAAGCCTCTCCGAGTTCAGAGAGTTTGTGCCGTACGATTCCCCTTCTTGCAAAGACGAAGACATCAAAGACTTCGCCGGGAAGCTATTCTAG
- the LOC135617164 gene encoding zinc finger CCCH domain-containing protein 2-like, which produces MMLIGRGIGHHNPTVQVPPWSPSDDPTGGNATSSHLPVSGVATGDGLLDEATLAALQLYLGCEEAAAAEEAPAVVDAYASDEFRMYEFKVRRCARGRTHDWTECPFAHPGEKARRRDPRKHRYSGTPCADFRKTGGCKRGDACELAHGVFECWLHPERYRTQPCKDSTACRRRVCFFAHTPDQLRVLPSQHQQTTTSASATAAESYDGSPLRQQSSMQSYLSKNFVCSTTATLISPPKTPTTASPPISPNGSNLRRESWQPSSSVNEMVASLRRLQLCRAQSVPSSWGLHIGNGGFASPRGALAGFNAGFCSMPSTPTAASAVWSDEEGPVERVESGRALRAKMFERLSKESILDRAEATPDVGWVSELLK; this is translated from the coding sequence ATGATGCTGATCGGACGTGGTATCGGCCATCATAATCCGACCGTTCAAGTCCCGCCGTGGTCGCCCTCCGATGATCCGACAGGCGGTAACGCCACTTCCTCCCACCTGCCTGTCAGCGGCGTCGCCACCGGCGACGGCCTTCTCGACGAGGCGACGCTGGCGGCGCTGCAGCTCTACCTCGGGtgcgaggaggcggcggcggcggaggaggcgccTGCGGTGGTGGACGCGTACGCGTCGGACGAGTTCCGGATGTACGAGTTCAAGGTGAGGAGGTGCGCCAGGGGGCGCACCCACGACTGGACCGAGTGCCCCTTCGCGCACCCGGGGGAGAAGGCCCGCCGCCGCGACCCGCGGAAGCACCGTTACTCGGGGACCCCCTGCGCGGACTTCCGCAAGACCGGTGGGTGCAAGCGCGGCGACGCCTGCGAGCTCGCCCACGGAGTGTTCGAGTGCTGGCTACACCCGGAGCGCTACCGCACCCAGCcctgcaaggacagcaccgcctgccgcCGCCGCGTCTGCTTCTTCGCCCACACCCCCGACCAGCTCCGCGTGCTGCCATCACAACACCAGCAGACCACCACATCGGCTTCAGCCACCGCCGCCGAGTCCTACGACGGTTCGCCTCTTCGCCAGCAGTCCTCCATGCAGTCTTATCTATCAAAGAACTTCGTCTGCTCAACGACCGCGACGCTGATCTCGCCGCCCAAGACCCCGACGACGGCGTCTCCGCCGATATCACCCAACGGCTCGAACCTGCGGCGCGAGTCGTGGCAGCCATCGTCGTCGGTGAACGAGATGGTGGCGTCACTAAGACGGTTGCAGCTCTGCAGGGCGCAGTCGGTGCCAAGTTCATGGGGGTTGCATATAGGAAATGGTGGGTTTGCATCCCCAAGGGGGGCTCTTGCTGGGTTCAACGCTGGTTTCTGTAGCATGCCGTCGACTCCGACGGCTGCGTCAGCCGTCTGGTCGGACGAAGAGGGACCGGTGGAGAGGGTGGAGTCCGGGAGGGCTCTCAGGGCTAAGATGTTCGAGAGACTGAGCAAAGAGAGCATATTGGACAGAGCCGAGGCCACGCCGGACGTGGGGTGGGTTTCGGAGTTGCTAAAATAG